One stretch of Pararhizobium qamdonense DNA includes these proteins:
- a CDS encoding MaoC family dehydratase produces the protein MPQEISLSDVKNLVGTEVGTSDWITVSQETIDKFAGATDDHQFIHTDPVRAAAETPFGGTIAHGFLSLSLLSAMNYNCLPRIREQTMGINYGFDKVRFMTPVKSGARVRGHFTMAEARFRGAGMLMVTYEVTVDIEDERKPALTATWLTIIQFDPKDRPEDA, from the coding sequence ATGCCGCAGGAAATTTCGCTATCTGACGTCAAGAACCTGGTGGGCACCGAGGTCGGTACCTCCGACTGGATCACCGTCTCGCAAGAGACCATCGACAAATTTGCAGGCGCCACCGACGACCACCAGTTCATCCACACCGACCCGGTTCGCGCCGCCGCCGAAACCCCCTTCGGCGGCACGATCGCCCATGGTTTCCTGTCGCTCTCGCTGCTCTCGGCGATGAACTACAATTGCCTGCCGCGCATCCGCGAACAGACGATGGGCATCAATTACGGTTTCGACAAGGTGCGCTTCATGACGCCGGTGAAAAGCGGCGCCAGGGTGCGCGGCCACTTCACCATGGCCGAAGCCCGCTTCCGCGGCGCCGGCATGCTGATGGTCACCTACGAGGTCACCGTCGATATCGAAGACGAACGCAAACCGGCCCTCACCGCCACCTGGCTGACGATCATCCAGTTCGACCCGAAGGACCGGCCGGAGGATGCGTGA
- the glgX gene encoding glycogen debranching protein GlgX has product MPNPSVSSLGATLTGSSTTFLVRSSTASGIDLCLYDETGDRELRRLPMQRGEDDLYSLTLADAPAGTRYGFRASGNYDPDNGLWFDPAKLLVDPYARELDRPFHYDPRLSAFGDDTADLVPKAIVTAPQNAPQQAPVFETGGLIYEIAVRPFTMLHPDVPEHQRGTVAALAHPAVIAHLQRIGVSAIELMPVTAWIDERHLPPLKLTNGWGYNPIAFMALDPRLVPGGMTELRETVAALHAAGIGTILDLVFNHSGESDRFGATLSMRGLDNHVYYRHATDRPGELINDTGCGNTIACDHPVVRTLILDSLRHFVLSAGIDGFRFDLGSILGRDMNGFSSDAALLTEMRTDPVLKDRVLIAEPWDIGPGGYQLGNFPAPFLEWNDRARDDLRRTWRGDSHTIGELATALAGSSNIFSRNNGEQTRSVNFIAAHDGFTLMDLVSYAGKHNEANGEDNRDGHNDNHSWNNGVEGATNDPEVIAFRRRDVMALLSTLFATRGAIMLTAGDEGGRSQRGNNNAYCQDNAITWIDWTTLDDTLIGHTATLAQIRARFDVFHDTAFFSGNGDVEWLRFDGQPMTTADWESAVADHLVMLLSTGDAVQGRRTRLAIAINRSHAPHAIQLPVRPGSGWQSLLPSANAGIGRVAARSVGFHVEIL; this is encoded by the coding sequence ATGCCGAACCCGTCCGTCTCTTCCCTTGGCGCCACACTCACCGGCAGCAGCACGACGTTTTTGGTCCGCTCAAGCACGGCGTCCGGCATCGACCTCTGCCTTTATGACGAAACCGGTGATCGCGAACTGCGCCGGCTGCCGATGCAGCGTGGCGAGGACGATCTATATAGCCTCACCCTTGCCGACGCCCCCGCCGGAACCCGCTACGGTTTTCGCGCATCGGGAAACTACGACCCGGATAACGGCCTCTGGTTCGACCCCGCCAAGCTTCTGGTCGATCCCTATGCCCGCGAACTCGACCGGCCCTTCCATTACGATCCCCGCCTGTCGGCCTTCGGCGACGACACCGCCGATCTGGTGCCGAAGGCAATCGTGACCGCGCCACAGAACGCGCCGCAGCAAGCGCCGGTGTTTGAAACCGGCGGTCTGATCTACGAAATTGCCGTGCGCCCCTTCACCATGCTGCACCCAGACGTGCCGGAACACCAGCGCGGCACCGTTGCAGCGCTTGCCCATCCCGCCGTCATCGCCCATCTGCAGCGGATCGGCGTCTCGGCCATCGAGCTGATGCCGGTGACGGCCTGGATCGACGAGCGCCATTTGCCGCCGCTCAAGCTAACCAACGGCTGGGGCTATAACCCCATCGCCTTCATGGCGCTCGATCCGCGCCTGGTGCCGGGCGGCATGACCGAATTGCGCGAAACCGTTGCAGCCCTTCATGCCGCAGGCATCGGCACCATTCTCGACCTGGTCTTCAACCATTCCGGCGAAAGCGACCGCTTCGGCGCGACGCTCTCCATGCGCGGCCTCGACAACCATGTCTACTATCGCCACGCCACGGACCGGCCGGGCGAACTCATCAACGACACCGGCTGCGGCAACACCATTGCCTGCGATCATCCGGTGGTGCGAACGTTGATCCTCGACAGCCTGCGCCATTTCGTTCTGTCCGCAGGCATCGACGGTTTCCGCTTCGATCTCGGCTCGATCCTTGGCCGCGACATGAATGGCTTCAGCAGCGATGCCGCACTTTTGACCGAAATGCGCACCGATCCGGTGCTCAAGGACCGCGTGCTGATTGCCGAGCCCTGGGATATCGGCCCCGGCGGCTACCAGCTCGGCAATTTTCCGGCCCCATTTCTCGAATGGAACGACCGCGCCCGCGACGACCTGCGCCGCACCTGGCGCGGCGATAGCCATACGATCGGCGAGCTGGCGACGGCCCTTGCGGGTTCATCCAATATCTTTTCCCGCAACAACGGCGAACAGACCCGCAGCGTCAATTTTATCGCCGCCCATGACGGCTTCACGCTGATGGATCTCGTCTCCTATGCCGGCAAGCACAATGAAGCCAATGGCGAGGACAATCGCGACGGCCATAACGACAATCACTCCTGGAACAACGGCGTTGAAGGCGCAACGAACGATCCGGAGGTTATCGCCTTCCGCCGCCGCGACGTCATGGCGCTGCTATCGACCCTGTTTGCGACGCGCGGCGCGATCATGCTGACGGCCGGTGACGAAGGCGGCCGCAGCCAGCGCGGTAACAACAATGCCTATTGCCAGGACAATGCCATCACCTGGATCGACTGGACGACACTGGACGACACGCTGATTGGGCACACGGCCACGCTGGCGCAGATCCGCGCCCGCTTCGATGTCTTTCATGATACCGCTTTCTTCAGCGGAAACGGCGATGTCGAGTGGCTGCGGTTCGATGGCCAGCCGATGACAACGGCCGATTGGGAAAGCGCTGTGGCCGATCACCTGGTCATGCTGCTTTCAACCGGCGACGCCGTGCAAGGCAGGCGCACCCGGCTTGCCATCGCCATCAACCGCAGCCATGCCCCGCATGCGATCCAGCTCCCGGTCCGGCCGGGGTCGGGCTGGCAGAGCCTTTTGCCGTCGGCCAATGCCGGCATCGGCCGGGTGGCGGCGCGAAGTGTCGGGTTCCACGTCGAGATTTTATGA
- a CDS encoding aldo/keto reductase has product MSSRIKLHRDGPEFSRLVWGAFRIADNPETSGVASIARTVDTCLDAGITTIDHADIYGGYRVEALFGEMLATRPDLRNRIELVTKCGIALTSAARPEHRVKHYNSTAEHIRRSLENSLINLKTDHVDLLLLHRPDPLLDAGEVAGVLEALVAEGKTRAVGVSNYTPSQIALLQSKLNIPLVANQIELSVSHTQPLIDGTLDDCQRLGIAPMAWSPLGGGRLFDKEKGNPELVELLTRLAEKYGVPGAGTVALAWLLRLPSKPLPIIGSTEPERVRALSRAGEIIFDLQDWFQVLEVARGRPVA; this is encoded by the coding sequence ATGTCATCCCGTATCAAGCTGCATCGTGACGGACCGGAATTTTCAAGGCTGGTCTGGGGGGCGTTTCGCATTGCCGACAATCCGGAGACGAGCGGGGTCGCCTCGATTGCGCGCACGGTCGATACTTGCCTGGATGCCGGGATCACCACGATCGATCATGCGGATATCTATGGCGGCTACCGTGTCGAGGCGCTGTTTGGCGAGATGCTGGCGACGCGGCCGGACTTGCGCAACCGGATCGAACTGGTGACCAAATGCGGTATCGCGCTGACCAGCGCAGCGCGGCCGGAGCATCGGGTCAAGCATTATAACAGCACGGCGGAGCATATCCGCCGCTCGCTGGAAAACTCGCTGATCAACCTGAAGACCGACCATGTCGATCTCCTTCTTTTGCACCGGCCCGATCCGCTGCTGGATGCGGGCGAGGTGGCCGGGGTACTTGAGGCGCTGGTGGCGGAGGGCAAGACGCGTGCTGTCGGCGTGTCCAACTATACGCCGTCGCAGATTGCCCTTTTGCAGTCGAAGCTCAACATTCCGCTGGTGGCAAACCAGATCGAGCTTTCGGTCAGCCATACGCAGCCTCTCATCGATGGAACGCTGGATGACTGCCAGCGCCTGGGGATCGCGCCGATGGCGTGGTCGCCGTTGGGGGGCGGGCGCCTGTTCGACAAGGAGAAAGGCAACCCTGAACTCGTCGAGCTCCTGACCCGCCTTGCGGAGAAATATGGCGTACCGGGGGCGGGCACGGTCGCGCTGGCCTGGCTGCTGCGCCTGCCGTCAAAGCCGCTGCCGATTATCGGCTCGACCGAACCGGAGCGGGTGCGCGCCCTTTCGCGCGCAGGCGAGATCATATTTGACCTGCAGGACTGGTTTCAGGTTCTGGAAGTGGCACGCGGCCGGCCGGTGGCGTAA